Within the Bacillus pumilus genome, the region CATAGAGGTGGACGTGCTGTCCATCCTCTTTGCGATAAAGCAAGAACCACCGTTTAGAGCGTTTGCGTGCCATTACGCAATCACTTTGATTTTCTTCTTATTAATCTTTTCTTGCAGCGTTTGTACTAAGTATTTTCTAATAGATTCCATTGCTTTTAGTTTCCACGCACCACCATCTGCTTCAAAAAGGGCGCAAGCAGGACCGCTCTGCATACGAAAAACAAAATTTGATTCTGGCTGTTTCACTTCAACAAATGTTCTAAATGGAGCCAAAACTACTGGGTTAGGTACTTGTACATTTGCTACTGAAGCGGGACCAGCTTTTGCGACAACTTGTTGAGATACACCGTCATCACCTATTGTTTGCACCGCTTCCTCTTTGATATTTCCAACAACTTTCAGCATGATGTCCCTGTCCTCATTCTGTACAAAAACTGATTGAAGTTTTATGTTAAATGTTTCAGGATCATAAAAACTATCAAATCTGAATGAAGGTATCATTGCTTCAGCTTTAATAAAAACCTTTCTTTCAGCATCTCGGTTTAATTGAGAATACACAGTTATTGATGTTGGAGATTCAACATGTACCATTAGCTGCCCTGGCTCATCAAAATTAGACTGTAGATATTCCACTAAACCAGACAAAGAATGTACATGAATTGAATGTGGTATAGGTTCCTTAATTCTTGATAATGTTTCAGTTGAATAAACTGCATCCCCAACTGTCCAAATTTTTGTATTAGCCAATCCTGTAATATATTGAAGTGCTTCTTTAATCATTTTTCATTCCTCCAGTACTTATTTTTAATCATTAATTTGATTTCTTTTGTTGGTAATTGATGATTTTATGGCCATCATGTTCTGCTATATCACCCGAATCATCAATGTATGTTTGTCCTAAAATTCCAGATTTGAGTTCAGCTCCCGATACATTACCCTGCAAGTCGGTGTCCATAAATAATTTCGCTTCTACTTCTCTTGCTGGAGCGAGTTGAGATTTTGCTACTACGTTTGTAAAGACAACATCTCGGCTTTCATCTCCATAAAGTGCTACTTGGATAGTTAGTTTTCTTTTTGCTTTTGGATCTGTATTTGGATCAGCAATGTTTTCTAAAATACGTTGGAGTTCAATGTTGAATTGTTCTTTCAATGCACCTTCTGCAAAAGAATTTAGATTAATGTTTGTTGACATAACTTTTCCTCCTCGTGGGTTGGTGTAAGAGTAGATACTTCGACTTCAATTCTTGGTGTGCTGCTGTAAAACTTGCTAACATGCAGATCAACAATTTGACTATCATCCTGCCAAATGACTTTATTCAGACCATCTTTTATCCCTTTGATGTAGTTATCAACATCGGGCTTCTTCGCTGGCCTCAACTCGCCTCTTTCAGCTTCTGCGGCCTTTTTCTTGCTGAAGCTCTTCAACAATGATTTATAGACTTTAACCCTCAATTCCAGAGGACCTGTAAGGAGTTGTTCGGGACGATGATCACTAGCAGCCAGCTTGACATAAGACTTAAAGTCTCTTGATTTTTTCGGATCATACAGCCTTGTCATGCCATTTACAGTCGTAGCCCGAGGTCTTCCCTGTGCAACCGGCTCTGCGTAAATGGTGAATGCTATTTTCATAGTTTTTCAGCTCCTTGAACATAACGACTTTTCGCATGGTACAAGTACCCTTCCTCATCTTCGTGATCCCAGCCATTTACGAGATCAGCTGGCATGATTTTCACCTTTGTTTCACAGCTATCACATGCGGTGAATTTAAAGCCCTTAAAAACCTGTTTATCCTGTTTCAATCCACACTCAGGACATTGAAATTTTGTCTTACATTTCACGCGATCTCCAATGCTCGCACTTAAAGTTCGTTCATTATTCAAAAGAGCAGTTGATCTCGGTCTCACTCTTTTTGGTTCTGTTGCTTTTGAGGAAACAGGAATAGCTTTCTTTTCATCGTTTGACTTAGACATAGATTGATATTGATGAAATGGCTTGCTGTGATTGGTCGCTTTATCAGTATGAGTTGGTTCTATCGCTCTGTTAACTGGTGATGGGGCAACTGCTGAAGCCCTTTGTCTTTCGTTTGGATTAAAAGAACCTCTATGCATGTACATGTCTAATTTAGTGATCAACTGACCGAATTCTACAGCGGTGTAATTATCTGCTTCAAAATTCACTTCTTTACCCGTAGTGCTGTCCTTAATTTGTAATTTAATCATTCCGCTTCCTCCTCAATCTTCATTCTGGCGTTGAAAGTCTCAATATCTTTTCCTTGCTCAAATTTGGCTGTAATGACTAGCATTTCGAGTTCATAGAGAGTTTTATCTGCGAGACTTGCAATCTCATTCGCTTTATATCCAATGCGCTTCAGTTCATTGAGTAGGAACTGTTTACGCTGATCGCTATTGATTGTCATGTTCATTCCTCATTTCACATTGCGGCTTCCATTTGCCGCGATAGATTTATAAACTTCCCGTACTCTTTCACGAATGCTGCGTTTATGGTTCCTGTTGATCCATTCCGTTGTTTTGCAAAAATGATTTCAACAATGTTTTTAGCTTCGCTTTGTTTGTTGTAGTAATCATCCCGATAAAGAAAGGTCACAATATCAGCATCTTGCTCGATGCTTCCAGAATCACGTAGATCGGACATCATTGGACGTTTATCATTTCGATTTTCTACGCTACGTGAAAGCTGTGATAACAAGATGATCGGAACGTTGAAACTTCTAGCCATATTTTTAAGTTCTCTCGTGATCTCACCAACCTCATGGTTTTTGCTCTCAGCTTTACCAATCGGCGTGATAAGCTGAAGATAATCAATGATGACTAAATGATCTTGATCAGGATGATCTTTCTTGGTTTTTCTTATCCTGGAACGGATGTCAGCTAATGTTTGGGTAGGCTGATCATGAATATAAATATCTAACTTTTCATATTCGCCCATCGCACTATGGGCACTATCATAATCATCCTCGCTGAAGTATCTCTTTGGATTCCTCCACTTCGTGCCTTCAATACTCCCTATGCTGCTTAACATTCGGTGTGTTAATTGTGTATCAGACATTTCTAGCGAAAATACGTCCGTTACTCCGCCATTTACCGCGTTATTATAACCAAGGTTAAGAGCAAACGCTGTTTTACCCATCGATGGACGAGCAGCCACAATAATCAAATCACTCTTCTGCCAACCGCCTGTCATGGCATTAAGATCCGCAAGACCCGTGTTGACTCCCGTCAGATCACCATGATCTTCTTCCATGCTCATAAATATTTCTGTTAGAACATCCATTTTCGTGCGAGTCTCTTTTACACCAACCTCTTGAGCTTCAATGGTTTTTTGATAAAGCTCAGTGATGCCCTCATCAGTAGGAGAACTGGCAAATGCTAAAGCTGCACTTTGCACATCTCTCAGTCTAAAAGCCTCGTAAATTAATGTTTCATAGGTTTCAAATGAATGAGTAGATGGAACAGCACTTGCTAGGTTAGTTAAGTATTCAAATCCACCAACTGCATTTAACGTGTCCCCCATAGATGCAGCGATATTGGCCATTTCAACAGGCTTACCTAGCTTGTCCACTTCTCTCATCGCTTCAAAAATTTGCTTGTGACGCTTTTCAGCAAAATGCTTAGACTCTAAGGCTGTTTCCTTGATTAGATCGCCTTCAAGGATGATACAGCCGAGCAAAAACTGTTCAGCCTCTACGTTTCGCAAATTTTGCATTCTTTTCCCACTCTTTCTGCTTCTCTAGAAACTCGTTTTTCTCTTGTTGATGTACCTGTATTTCTGCGATTACAGGCGGGAAACGTTTTTCAGCAATATGCTGATCAATCTTTTTTAAAACAGGTTCATATGGCAGTGCCGTTAAATGCTCTAGCCAAAGCCTGATTCTTTCTTTTCCGATCGCATCTGTAGAAAGTTCAAATCTAGGGTAGGCAGCAGCTATCCTTGTTAAGATAGCCATCGCTTGTTCTTCAGTCATGCTAATCCTCCTCCAAATTTAATGCCTTTTTCTTTGGCATAAGCCTCTAATGCTGACAAGTTGTCTTGTTGTTTCTTAGGTTTAAATTCAGATATATTGCTAGGTTGATTGTTTTTGGCATGCCATCGATCAAGAATGCCCTTCTCCAGGTAAGAAAACGATTTGATGCCATCCGCTCTATGTCTTGGTCGGTATTGATCGAATATCTCGTCGATCCACACCAATATGTCTTCAAGGGGTATTTTTTCATGAATAACTCTTTCGATGGCCTGTGCATCAGCAGGAGTTAGCATCAATCCACCTTTTCGGGACAAGTATTTATCTTCGATTTGTTGGAAAGGAGAATCATTTCCTATTGGCGATCTCTCTTCTTCCTCTTCTTTAAATTCTTTAATTCTTAAATTCTTAACATTCTTGTTTGTGGACATTTGATGGTCATTTGATGGACATTCGTTGGACATTTGATGGTCACTAGAATGGTCAATCAACTTATCATCCTGTTGGTAAAGTGCCCATTTATTAATGGTTACAAGAGAATATTTGGTGGTCTTTTTGATGGACAAAAAATTCATTTCTTCTAATTTTTCTAACCATCTATAAACCGTTCTTTCTGATTTTGCTTTATCGGATTTAGTCAAACCATCATTGAACATGTCAAACAAATCAAAGCGACCAGTTACAAATTGACCAGGCTCTAATTCCACCACCTGATTACCTATCATTTGTTGT harbors:
- a CDS encoding replication terminator protein; the protein is MSTNINLNSFAEGALKEQFNIELQRILENIADPNTDPKAKRKLTIQVALYGDESRDVVFTNVVAKSQLAPAREVEAKLFMDTDLQGNVSGAELKSGILGQTYIDDSGDIAEHDGHKIINYQQKKSN
- a CDS encoding RusA family crossover junction endodeoxyribonuclease produces the protein MKIAFTIYAEPVAQGRPRATTVNGMTRLYDPKKSRDFKSYVKLAASDHRPEQLLTGPLELRVKVYKSLLKSFSKKKAAEAERGELRPAKKPDVDNYIKGIKDGLNKVIWQDDSQIVDLHVSKFYSSTPRIEVEVSTLTPTHEEEKLCQQTLI
- the dnaB gene encoding replicative DNA helicase, encoding MQNLRNVEAEQFLLGCIILEGDLIKETALESKHFAEKRHKQIFEAMREVDKLGKPVEMANIAASMGDTLNAVGGFEYLTNLASAVPSTHSFETYETLIYEAFRLRDVQSAALAFASSPTDEGITELYQKTIEAQEVGVKETRTKMDVLTEIFMSMEEDHGDLTGVNTGLADLNAMTGGWQKSDLIIVAARPSMGKTAFALNLGYNNAVNGGVTDVFSLEMSDTQLTHRMLSSIGSIEGTKWRNPKRYFSEDDYDSAHSAMGEYEKLDIYIHDQPTQTLADIRSRIRKTKKDHPDQDHLVIIDYLQLITPIGKAESKNHEVGEITRELKNMARSFNVPIILLSQLSRSVENRNDKRPMMSDLRDSGSIEQDADIVTFLYRDDYYNKQSEAKNIVEIIFAKQRNGSTGTINAAFVKEYGKFINLSRQMEAAM
- a CDS encoding replicative helicase loader/inhibitor, yielding MTEEQAMAILTRIAAAYPRFELSTDAIGKERIRLWLEHLTALPYEPVLKKIDQHIAEKRFPPVIAEIQVHQQEKNEFLEKQKEWEKNAKFAKRRG